In a genomic window of Micromonospora cremea:
- a CDS encoding TIGR03885 family FMN-dependent LLM class oxidoreductase, whose amino-acid sequence MTVFGFHASHEQIHPRALLEAVLHAERAGFDAAMCSDHFSPWSARQGESGFAWSWLGAALQATGMSFGVVNAPGQRYHPAIIAQAIGTLGAMYPARFWAALGTGEASNEHITGDPWPRKDVRAARLRECVDVIRALLAGEEVSHDGLVRVDRARLWTRPEQPPALVGAAVSVATARWCAEWADGLITVNAPAAHLREMIDAYRDAGGRGPLHLQVHVSWAPEQAQAEALAYDQWRSNVFAPPVCWDLETVEHFDAVSADVSPERVAQVVNVSADLGRHVGWLEEYVELGFDQIALHHVGQEQRGFVDAFGAEVLPKLRPGG is encoded by the coding sequence ATGACGGTGTTCGGATTTCACGCGTCCCATGAGCAGATCCATCCTCGCGCCCTGCTGGAGGCGGTGCTGCACGCCGAGCGGGCCGGCTTCGACGCCGCCATGTGCTCCGACCACTTCTCCCCGTGGAGCGCCCGGCAGGGCGAATCCGGCTTCGCCTGGTCCTGGCTGGGGGCCGCGTTGCAGGCCACCGGCATGTCGTTCGGCGTGGTCAACGCCCCCGGCCAGCGCTACCACCCGGCGATCATCGCGCAGGCGATCGGCACCCTCGGCGCGATGTACCCGGCCCGGTTCTGGGCCGCGCTGGGCACCGGTGAGGCCAGCAACGAGCACATCACCGGCGACCCATGGCCGCGCAAGGACGTGCGCGCGGCCCGGCTGCGCGAGTGCGTGGACGTGATCCGGGCGCTGCTGGCCGGCGAGGAGGTCAGCCACGACGGCCTGGTCCGGGTGGACCGGGCCCGGCTATGGACCCGGCCCGAGCAGCCACCGGCGCTGGTGGGCGCGGCGGTCAGCGTGGCCACCGCTCGCTGGTGCGCCGAGTGGGCGGACGGGCTGATCACCGTGAACGCGCCGGCGGCGCACCTGCGCGAGATGATCGACGCGTACCGGGACGCCGGCGGGCGCGGGCCGCTGCACCTGCAGGTGCACGTCAGCTGGGCACCGGAGCAGGCGCAGGCCGAGGCGCTCGCGTACGACCAGTGGCGCAGCAACGTCTTCGCCCCGCCGGTCTGCTGGGACCTGGAGACCGTCGAGCACTTCGACGCGGTCTCGGCCGACGTGTCGCCGGAACGGGTCGCGCAGGTCGTGAACGTCTCGGCCGACCTGGGCCGGCACGTCGGCTGGCTGGAGGAGTACGTGGAGCTCGGGTTCGACCAGATCGCCCTGCACCACGTCGGGCAGGAGCAGCGCGGGTTCGTCGACGCGTTCGGCGCCGAGGTGCTGCCGAAGCTGCGCCCGGGCGGCTGA
- a CDS encoding MFS transporter — translation MRTKARIRGHWRALSPLPPPGRLRTLSLATLANTVGAGLWVAGAALYLTRAVGLSPTEVGLGLTVAGLVGLTASVPLGGLADRRDPRTLRAVLQVAQAVVAAAYLLVGSFPVFLLVATLDALLISGNLAVRAALIAAVGGPEGRVHAFATLRAVANLGVALGAGLAGFALVADTAWAYRLLVLGNVATYLVSAALIMRLPSYPPARRPVRPRPGRALRDGAFLAVAGASAVLSLHWVALTLVLPLWVVTRTDAPPVTVSAVLLVNTLLTVLLAVRLSRGARHALPGAATMRRAGLVLAAGMLLWAATAAVPTTVAVGLLLVATVVYTLGDLWHAGAGAALAYDLAAPDAIGAYQGVDALLAGLARAAGPALLTWLILDGGPLGWLALAGLLAVTGLAVPPLTRRALANRADPPLRPASDQPISSST, via the coding sequence GTGCGCACCAAGGCGAGGATTCGCGGCCACTGGCGGGCGCTGTCGCCGCTCCCGCCGCCCGGCCGGCTGCGCACCCTGTCGCTGGCCACCCTCGCAAACACCGTCGGCGCCGGGCTGTGGGTGGCCGGTGCGGCGCTCTACCTCACCCGCGCCGTCGGGCTGAGCCCGACCGAGGTCGGGCTGGGGCTCACCGTCGCCGGCCTGGTCGGGCTCACCGCCAGCGTGCCGCTCGGCGGGCTGGCCGACCGCCGCGACCCACGGACCCTGCGGGCGGTCCTCCAGGTGGCCCAGGCCGTCGTCGCCGCGGCGTACCTGCTGGTCGGCTCGTTCCCGGTCTTCCTGCTGGTGGCCACACTGGACGCGCTGCTGATCTCCGGCAACCTGGCGGTCCGCGCTGCGCTGATCGCCGCGGTCGGCGGCCCCGAGGGCCGGGTGCACGCCTTCGCCACCCTGCGCGCGGTCGCCAACCTGGGCGTGGCGCTCGGCGCGGGGCTGGCCGGGTTCGCGCTGGTGGCGGACACCGCATGGGCGTACCGGCTGCTGGTGCTCGGCAATGTCGCGACCTACCTGGTCTCGGCGGCGCTGATCATGCGACTGCCGTCCTATCCGCCCGCCCGGCGGCCGGTCCGGCCGCGACCTGGTCGCGCGCTGCGCGACGGGGCATTCCTCGCGGTCGCCGGGGCCTCGGCGGTGCTCTCCCTGCACTGGGTGGCGCTCACGCTGGTGCTGCCACTGTGGGTGGTGACCCGCACCGACGCGCCGCCGGTGACGGTGTCCGCCGTGCTGCTGGTCAACACGCTGCTCACCGTGCTGCTCGCGGTACGGCTGAGTCGGGGTGCCCGGCACGCGCTACCGGGCGCGGCCACGATGCGCCGGGCCGGGCTGGTGCTCGCGGCCGGGATGCTGCTCTGGGCCGCGACCGCCGCCGTGCCCACCACGGTGGCGGTCGGCCTGCTGCTGGTCGCGACCGTGGTCTACACCCTCGGCGACCTGTGGCACGCCGGCGCCGGCGCGGCGCTGGCCTACGACCTCGCCGCCCCGGACGCCATCGGCGCCTACCAGGGGGTGGACGCTCTGCTCGCCGGGTTGGCCCGCGCGGCGGGGCCGGCGCTGCTGACCTGGCTGATCCTCGACGGCGGCCCGCTCGGTTGGCTGGCCCTGGCCGGGCTGCTCGCCGTCACCGGCCTGGCCGTGCCACCGCTCACCCGACGTGCCCTGGCGAACCGCGCCGACCCGCCCCTTCGCCCGGCCAGCGATCAGCCGATCTCCTCGTCCACGTAG
- a CDS encoding Na+/H+ antiporter, translating into MESLFPVVVFLAIATLGAALARRLGLLAPILLVVLGLALSFVPGFPQVHLDPELVLVGILPPLLYVAALETSVPAFKNNIRPILLLAVGLVLFTAFVVGLVLHLLLPQVPFAICLALGAVVAPPDAVAATAVARRVGLPRRVVTILEGESLINDATALVLLRVATLAVAGSAVGTADVAIEVLRSAGGGILIGALGALVFGFLHRRINDPLLDNALSLIIPFAVVFAAEEAHASGVVAVVVTGLVLGHKLPRLLSAASRLQVGAFWRLARFLLEGLVFLLVGLQLPEVLRDLDEPLGSLTTITLAVLATVFLTRFVWVFPATYLARLVPRIRRRDAAPSAKFPIVIGWAGMRGVVTLAAALALPLTLADDAPYPRALFIWLAFAVIVVTLVGQGATLPIVARRLKLPQDDPVQDALSAAGVQQQASRAARDRLDELAEDAPAAVVDRLRRLLEDRTNLAWERLGGTERETPSQAYGRLRQEMIDAERTVFRDARDAGRIPEEVLVRAYRDLDLEESLLRQEVEK; encoded by the coding sequence ATGGAAAGCCTGTTTCCGGTCGTCGTCTTCCTGGCGATCGCCACCCTGGGCGCGGCGCTGGCCCGCCGGCTCGGCCTGCTGGCGCCGATCCTGCTGGTCGTACTCGGTCTGGCGCTCTCCTTCGTGCCGGGCTTCCCGCAGGTCCACCTCGACCCGGAGCTGGTGCTGGTCGGCATCCTCCCGCCGCTGCTCTACGTCGCCGCGCTGGAGACCTCGGTGCCGGCGTTCAAGAACAACATCCGGCCGATCCTGCTGCTCGCCGTCGGCCTGGTGCTGTTCACCGCGTTCGTGGTCGGCCTGGTGCTGCACCTGCTGCTGCCGCAGGTGCCGTTCGCGATCTGCCTGGCCCTCGGCGCGGTGGTCGCGCCGCCGGACGCGGTGGCCGCCACCGCGGTCGCCCGGCGGGTCGGGCTTCCCCGCCGGGTGGTCACGATCCTGGAGGGCGAGAGCCTGATCAACGACGCGACGGCGCTGGTGCTGCTGCGGGTCGCGACGCTGGCCGTCGCCGGCTCGGCGGTCGGCACCGCCGACGTCGCCATCGAGGTGCTGCGGTCCGCCGGCGGCGGAATCCTGATCGGTGCGCTCGGCGCGCTGGTCTTCGGCTTCCTGCACCGGCGGATCAACGATCCGCTGCTGGACAACGCGCTGTCGTTGATCATCCCGTTCGCGGTGGTGTTCGCCGCCGAGGAGGCGCACGCCTCCGGCGTCGTCGCGGTGGTGGTCACCGGGCTGGTGCTCGGTCACAAGCTGCCCCGGCTGCTCTCGGCCGCCTCCCGGTTGCAAGTCGGCGCGTTCTGGCGGCTGGCCCGCTTCCTGCTGGAAGGACTGGTCTTCCTGCTGGTCGGGCTCCAGCTGCCAGAGGTGCTGCGGGACCTCGACGAGCCGCTCGGCTCGCTCACCACCATCACGCTCGCCGTGCTCGCCACGGTCTTCCTCACCCGGTTCGTCTGGGTCTTCCCCGCCACCTACCTGGCCCGGCTGGTCCCCCGGATCCGCCGCCGGGACGCGGCCCCGTCGGCGAAGTTCCCCATCGTCATCGGCTGGGCCGGGATGCGTGGCGTGGTGACCCTGGCCGCCGCGCTGGCCCTGCCGCTAACCCTGGCCGACGACGCGCCGTACCCGAGGGCGCTGTTCATCTGGCTGGCCTTCGCGGTGATCGTGGTCACCCTGGTCGGCCAGGGGGCCACGCTGCCGATCGTCGCCCGCCGGCTGAAGCTGCCGCAGGACGACCCGGTGCAGGACGCGTTGTCGGCCGCCGGGGTGCAGCAGCAGGCCAGCCGGGCCGCCCGGGACCGCCTGGACGAGCTGGCCGAAGACGCCCCGGCGGCGGTGGTGGACCGGCTGCGCCGGCTGTTGGAGGACCGCACCAACCTGGCCTGGGAACGGCTCGGCGGCACCGAGCGGGAAACCCCGTCCCAGGCGTACGGTCGACTGCGACAAGAAATGATCGACGCCGAGCGGACCGTCTTCCGGGATGCCCGGGACGCCGGTCGGATCCCGGAGGAGGTGCTGGTGCGGGCCTATCGTGACCTGGACCTGGAGGAGTCGTTGCTGCGGCAGGAGGTTGAGAAGTGA
- a CDS encoding proteasome assembly chaperone family protein, translating to MLDPHELYQLTDDLPDLGQPVMIQALTGFVDAGNASRLAREQLLTSLESRPIATFDVDQLFDYRSRRPVMTFVEDHWESVDAPELELHLLHDDDETPFLLLTGPEPDLQWERFVAAVAGLAARLDVRLTVGLNSIPMAVPHTRPTGVTAHATRPELIAGYEPWLQRVQVPGSVGHLLEFRLGEQGRDALGFAAHVPHYVAQTEYPAAAEVLLTSVSRSTGLLLPGDGLRSAAEVVRVEIDRQVAQTEDAAALVQALEEQYDAFARGRGEKSLLAAEAGPLPTADELGAELERFLAEQTRPGDTPGS from the coding sequence GTGCTCGACCCACACGAGCTCTACCAGCTCACCGACGATCTGCCCGACCTCGGGCAACCGGTCATGATCCAGGCCCTCACCGGGTTCGTGGACGCCGGCAACGCAAGCCGGCTGGCCCGCGAGCAGCTGCTCACCTCGCTGGAGAGCCGGCCGATCGCCACCTTCGACGTGGACCAGCTCTTCGACTACCGCTCGCGGCGCCCCGTGATGACCTTCGTCGAGGACCACTGGGAGAGCGTCGACGCGCCCGAGCTCGAGCTGCACCTGCTGCACGACGACGACGAGACCCCGTTCCTGCTGCTCACCGGCCCCGAGCCGGACCTGCAGTGGGAGCGGTTCGTGGCCGCGGTCGCCGGGCTCGCCGCCCGCCTGGACGTCCGGCTCACCGTCGGGCTCAACTCGATCCCGATGGCGGTGCCGCACACCCGGCCGACCGGAGTGACCGCGCACGCCACCCGGCCCGAGCTGATCGCCGGGTACGAGCCCTGGCTGCAACGGGTCCAGGTGCCCGGCAGCGTCGGGCACCTGCTGGAGTTCCGCCTCGGCGAGCAGGGCCGTGACGCGCTCGGCTTCGCCGCCCACGTGCCGCACTACGTGGCGCAGACCGAGTACCCGGCCGCCGCCGAGGTGCTGCTCACCTCGGTGTCCCGCAGCACGGGGCTGCTGCTGCCCGGCGACGGGCTGCGCTCGGCCGCCGAGGTGGTCCGCGTGGAGATCGACCGGCAGGTCGCCCAGACCGAGGACGCCGCCGCCCTGGTCCAGGCCCTGGAGGAGCAGTACGACGCGTTCGCCCGGGGCCGCGGCGAGAAGAGCCTGCTCGCCGCGGAGGCCGGCCCGCTGCCCACCGCCGACGAACTCGGCGCGGAGCTGGAACGGTTCCTCGCCGAACAGACCCGTCCCGGCGACACCCCGGGCAGCTGA
- a CDS encoding GDSL-type esterase/lipase family protein, producing the protein MPRRWVAALACLAALVALACEGGTSATPRPTKSTPQPGGPGSIAALGDSISTGFASCLVLTSCERNSWSTGDGLRVRSLYRRLLDQDSAIRDRAYNHARPGARADALEGQAKAAVRDRADYVTVLIGANDVCRGGVDAMTPVAQFRADVDRGLRVVRTGRPKARVLVVSIPDLYRLWEVGHGDSRAVRAWRRGVCPALLAEATSTAPADRARRAAVRERIDAYNAQLVAACRAYGSRCRHDGGAVHKVRFTLDLLNPLDWFHPDAEGQGRLAEVTWRASGLAD; encoded by the coding sequence ATGCCTCGGCGCTGGGTCGCCGCGCTGGCCTGTCTCGCGGCGCTGGTCGCGCTGGCCTGCGAGGGCGGCACCTCCGCGACACCCCGCCCCACCAAGAGCACTCCGCAGCCCGGCGGCCCGGGCAGCATCGCCGCGCTCGGCGACTCGATCAGCACCGGCTTCGCCTCCTGCCTGGTGCTCACCTCCTGCGAGCGCAACTCCTGGTCGACAGGGGACGGCCTGCGGGTGCGCAGCCTCTACCGGCGGCTGCTCGACCAGGACTCCGCGATCCGCGACCGGGCGTACAACCACGCCCGGCCGGGTGCCCGCGCCGACGCCCTCGAGGGCCAGGCGAAGGCTGCGGTACGCGACCGCGCCGACTACGTCACCGTGCTGATCGGTGCCAACGACGTCTGCCGGGGCGGCGTGGACGCGATGACGCCGGTGGCGCAGTTCCGGGCCGACGTCGACCGGGGCCTGCGGGTCGTGCGGACGGGCCGGCCGAAGGCCCGGGTGCTGGTGGTGAGCATTCCCGACCTGTACCGGCTCTGGGAGGTCGGGCACGGCGACTCGCGGGCGGTGCGCGCCTGGCGGCGGGGCGTCTGCCCGGCCCTGCTGGCTGAGGCGACCTCGACGGCGCCCGCCGACCGGGCCCGCCGGGCCGCCGTCCGGGAGCGGATCGACGCGTACAACGCCCAGTTGGTGGCCGCCTGCCGGGCCTACGGCTCGCGTTGCCGGCACGACGGCGGCGCGGTGCACAAGGTCCGGTTCACCCTGGACCTGCTGAACCCGCTCGACTGGTTCCACCCCGACGCCGAGGGGCAGGGCCGGCTTGCCGAGGTGACCTGGCGCGCCTCGGGCCTGGCCGACTGA
- a CDS encoding antibiotic biosynthesis monooxygenase, translated as MSMTQIVPVTVAIARRADPARASEMVAWMRAGTALAEAFPGFLGAGWVQSGPGSPEWHMLYRFADAETLHRWEESPQRHWWLSSAQGIVEHTRVERRTGIEGWFDPPLEHWVDPVEPIPPASPARWKQAVTIWLAFFPLSLTATLLTSRFLAHVPLAARVLLMTLCLTPLMTYLVLPRITRALHWWLHGHPAPWRSQRS; from the coding sequence ATGTCCATGACCCAGATCGTGCCGGTGACCGTCGCCATCGCCCGGCGCGCCGACCCGGCCCGGGCCAGCGAGATGGTGGCCTGGATGCGGGCCGGCACGGCGCTGGCCGAGGCGTTCCCCGGATTCCTCGGTGCGGGCTGGGTGCAGAGCGGTCCGGGCTCGCCGGAGTGGCACATGCTCTACCGCTTCGCGGACGCGGAGACGCTGCACCGGTGGGAGGAGTCGCCGCAGCGGCACTGGTGGCTCAGCTCGGCACAGGGCATCGTCGAGCACACCCGGGTCGAGAGGCGCACCGGGATCGAGGGCTGGTTCGACCCGCCGCTGGAGCACTGGGTCGACCCGGTCGAGCCGATCCCGCCGGCGTCACCGGCGCGGTGGAAGCAGGCGGTGACGATCTGGCTGGCTTTCTTCCCGCTGAGTCTCACCGCCACTCTGCTGACCAGCCGGTTCCTCGCCCACGTGCCGCTGGCGGCCCGGGTGCTGCTGATGACGCTCTGCCTGACCCCGCTGATGACCTATTTGGTGCTGCCCCGGATAACCCGGGCGTTGCACTGGTGGCTGCACGGCCACCCGGCCCCCTGGCGTAGCCAGCGCTCATAG
- a CDS encoding UBP-type zinc finger domain-containing protein, with translation MSCQHLTEAGVVEVGSTEECPDCVAIGDANWVHLRVCLTCGHVGCCDSSPNQHATKHFESSGHPVIRSAQPGEAWRWCYVDEEIG, from the coding sequence GTGAGCTGTCAGCACCTGACCGAGGCCGGTGTCGTGGAGGTGGGCAGCACCGAGGAGTGCCCGGACTGCGTCGCCATCGGCGACGCCAACTGGGTGCACCTGCGGGTTTGTCTGACCTGCGGGCACGTCGGCTGCTGCGACTCGTCGCCGAACCAGCACGCGACGAAGCACTTCGAGTCCAGCGGCCACCCGGTGATCCGCTCGGCGCAGCCCGGCGAGGCGTGGCGCTGGTGCTACGTGGACGAGGAGATCGGCTGA
- a CDS encoding NADP-dependent succinic semialdehyde dehydrogenase → MSIATTNPATEQVLKTFEAMSTEQIDAAIERADLAYHQLRETTVDQRAQWMNTVADLLEEDRDEIARIMTQEMGKTYVAAQAEVTKCASACRFYADRAPSFLADQPADASAVKATRAFIRYQPIGVVLAVMPWNFPLWQVLRFAAPALMAGNTGLLKHASNVPQTALLLEDVFRRAGFPEGAFTTVLVGSEAVDRILSDPRVRAATLTGSEPAGRSIAQIAGRELKKTVLELGGSDPFVVMPSADVDRAAEVATTARCQNNGQSCIAAKRFIVHTDVFDAFAEKFAANMAALRVGDPMDPGTDVGPLASQRGRDEVHAQVRDAVDNGATVLCGGELPTGDGWYYPPTVVTDLTPEMRMWREEVFGPVAGLYRVSSYEEAIEVANGTSFGLGSNAWTRDEAEQERFAVDLDAGNVFINGMTTSFPELPFGGVKNSGYGRELSELGMREFCNTKTVWVGEGVASAGAGAHAE, encoded by the coding sequence ATGTCCATCGCCACCACCAACCCCGCCACCGAACAGGTGCTCAAGACCTTCGAGGCGATGTCCACCGAGCAGATCGACGCCGCCATCGAACGCGCGGACCTCGCGTACCACCAGCTGCGCGAGACCACCGTCGACCAGCGCGCCCAGTGGATGAACACCGTGGCCGACCTGCTGGAGGAGGACCGGGACGAGATCGCCCGGATCATGACCCAGGAGATGGGCAAGACGTACGTCGCCGCGCAGGCCGAGGTGACCAAGTGCGCCTCGGCCTGCCGGTTCTACGCCGACCGGGCGCCGTCGTTCCTCGCCGACCAGCCGGCGGACGCGAGCGCGGTCAAGGCGACCCGGGCGTTCATCCGCTACCAGCCGATCGGCGTGGTGCTCGCGGTGATGCCGTGGAACTTTCCGCTGTGGCAGGTGCTGCGCTTCGCCGCACCGGCGCTGATGGCGGGCAACACCGGCCTGCTCAAGCATGCCTCGAACGTGCCGCAGACCGCGCTGCTGCTGGAGGACGTGTTCCGCCGGGCCGGCTTCCCGGAGGGGGCGTTCACCACCGTGCTGGTCGGCTCGGAGGCCGTCGACCGGATCCTCAGCGACCCCCGGGTGCGCGCCGCCACGCTCACCGGCAGCGAGCCCGCCGGCCGCTCCATCGCCCAGATCGCCGGCCGGGAGCTGAAGAAGACCGTGCTCGAGCTGGGCGGCAGTGACCCGTTCGTGGTGATGCCCTCGGCCGACGTGGACCGGGCCGCCGAGGTGGCCACCACCGCCCGCTGCCAGAACAACGGCCAGTCCTGCATCGCCGCCAAGCGGTTCATCGTGCACACCGACGTCTTCGACGCCTTCGCCGAGAAGTTCGCCGCGAACATGGCCGCGCTGCGGGTCGGCGACCCGATGGACCCGGGCACCGACGTGGGGCCGTTGGCCAGCCAGCGCGGTCGCGACGAGGTGCACGCCCAGGTACGCGACGCGGTGGACAACGGCGCGACCGTGCTCTGCGGCGGCGAGCTGCCAACCGGTGACGGCTGGTACTACCCGCCGACCGTGGTCACCGACCTCACCCCGGAGATGCGGATGTGGCGCGAGGAGGTCTTCGGCCCAGTCGCCGGGCTGTACCGGGTGTCGTCGTACGAGGAGGCGATCGAGGTGGCCAACGGGACCTCGTTCGGGCTCGGCTCGAACGCCTGGACCCGGGACGAGGCCGAGCAGGAGCGCTTCGCCGTCGACCTGGACGCCGGAAACGTCTTCATCAACGGCATGACCACCTCGTTCCCCGAGCTGCCGTTCGGTGGCGTGAAGAACTCCGGCTACGGCCGGGAGCTGTCCGAGCTGGGCATGCGGGAGTTCTGCAACACCAAAACGGTCTGGGTGGGGGAGGGCGTCGCCTCGGCTGGCGCCGGCGCGCACGCCGAGTAG
- a CDS encoding EcsC family protein — protein MTDTPPVGGQPAAPTPQPSANLPTPPVDAPEGPPARLWDRMRADPQYAPEHLALEAVRRLGPEAAQWAARARADQPGVSADILADQATRKFLNLARLSGAVSGAAGLPGAVLDVGVLAWTQARMVLHIAAAYDVNPLHTDRATDLLVLQRVHKVAESARLALGVAAGRERADALFGLGGQRPLGHVMLRLGVRLAQMAGVRAAKRMVAKIVPGAAIVLGTWANSSATKDLAERSRALYRPRGSTVPEPRHP, from the coding sequence GTGACCGACACCCCGCCCGTCGGCGGCCAGCCCGCTGCGCCCACCCCCCAACCGTCCGCCAACCTGCCGACCCCGCCGGTGGACGCCCCCGAGGGTCCACCGGCCCGGCTCTGGGATCGGATGCGCGCGGATCCGCAGTACGCACCGGAGCACCTCGCCCTGGAGGCGGTGCGCCGGCTCGGGCCGGAGGCCGCCCAGTGGGCCGCCCGGGCCCGGGCCGATCAGCCCGGCGTCTCAGCCGACATCCTGGCCGACCAGGCGACCCGCAAGTTCCTCAACCTGGCCCGCCTCTCCGGGGCCGTCTCCGGCGCGGCCGGGCTGCCTGGCGCTGTGCTCGACGTGGGTGTGCTGGCCTGGACCCAGGCGCGGATGGTGCTGCACATCGCCGCCGCGTACGACGTCAACCCGTTGCACACCGACCGGGCCACCGACCTGCTGGTGCTGCAGCGGGTGCACAAGGTCGCCGAGAGCGCCCGGCTGGCGCTCGGGGTGGCCGCCGGCCGGGAACGCGCCGACGCGCTCTTCGGCCTGGGCGGCCAGCGTCCACTCGGCCACGTCATGCTGCGGCTCGGCGTGCGGCTGGCCCAGATGGCCGGCGTCCGGGCGGCCAAGCGGATGGTGGCCAAGATCGTGCCCGGCGCGGCGATCGTGCTCGGCACCTGGGCCAACTCGTCGGCCACCAAGGATCTGGCGGAGCGCTCCCGCGCCCTCTATCGTCCGCGCGGCAGCACCGTGCCGGAGCCCCGCCACCCCTGA
- a CDS encoding peptidase M23, translating into MRDDGTLDDPYAPSRPTADMEDGTSAERTTAASRLRAYARDLTGRRRAQVALATGVICCLGLAAVAQVSDDSAGAVARDQLAGSSELMQRAEQQRASRGLDRAAVPAAPAATPSAVATPADPDTTRSARKPAPARPTDPAPVAGLDEVQMENAEAIVRTGREMGVPRRGLVIAVATAMQESNLYNVASGVLPESQDYPHQGVGWDHDSVGLFQQRSSSGWGPVGRLMDPEFATRQFLSALEQVPGWQHMRLTDAAQAVQVSAYPEHYQQHEWRANRVVDAIVPSGR; encoded by the coding sequence ATGCGTGACGACGGCACCCTCGACGACCCGTACGCCCCGAGCAGGCCCACTGCCGATATGGAGGATGGCACCTCAGCCGAACGGACAACCGCCGCGAGCCGGCTCCGGGCGTACGCCCGGGACCTGACGGGTCGACGCCGGGCGCAGGTGGCGCTCGCCACCGGCGTGATCTGCTGCCTCGGCCTGGCCGCTGTCGCGCAGGTCAGCGACGACAGCGCCGGCGCGGTGGCCCGCGATCAGCTCGCCGGGAGCTCGGAGCTGATGCAGCGCGCCGAGCAGCAGCGTGCCTCCCGTGGCCTCGACCGGGCCGCCGTCCCGGCCGCACCCGCCGCCACCCCGTCCGCCGTCGCGACCCCCGCCGACCCGGACACCACCCGGTCGGCGCGCAAGCCCGCCCCGGCGCGGCCGACGGACCCGGCCCCCGTCGCCGGGCTCGACGAGGTCCAGATGGAGAACGCCGAGGCGATCGTCCGGACCGGCCGCGAGATGGGGGTGCCCCGCCGCGGCCTGGTGATCGCGGTGGCCACCGCCATGCAGGAGAGCAACCTGTACAACGTGGCCAGCGGCGTGCTGCCCGAGTCGCAGGACTATCCGCACCAGGGCGTCGGGTGGGACCACGACTCCGTCGGGCTGTTCCAGCAGCGCTCCAGCAGCGGCTGGGGCCCGGTGGGACGGCTGATGGACCCCGAGTTCGCCACCCGGCAGTTCCTCAGCGCGCTCGAGCAGGTGCCCGGCTGGCAGCACATGCGGCTCACCGACGCCGCACAGGCGGTGCAGGTCTCCGCGTATCCCGAGCATTACCAGCAGCACGAATGGCGGGCCAACAGGGTCGTCGACGCCATCGTGCCGTCCGGGCGGTAA
- a CDS encoding exodeoxyribonuclease III, with protein sequence MRLATWNVNSVKARLPRLLEWLAGTGPDVVCLQETKCPDGAFPVAEVGELGYTVASHSDGRWNGVAILSRVGLADVRVGFAGEPGFPEPEARTISATCDGVRVWSVYVPNGRTPDDPHYAYKLAWFAALRDALDAELAGGLPLAVCGDFNVAPTDADVWDPAVFTHSTHVTPAERAALAALRDLGLSDVVPTPMKGPHPFTYWDYRAGMFHQNKGMRIDLVYASAPFTRAVRSAYVDREARKGKGPSDHAPIVVDADLVPVVEAF encoded by the coding sequence ATGCGCCTGGCGACCTGGAACGTGAATTCGGTGAAGGCTCGGCTGCCCCGGCTGCTGGAGTGGCTGGCCGGCACCGGGCCGGACGTGGTCTGCCTGCAGGAGACCAAGTGCCCGGACGGCGCCTTCCCGGTGGCGGAGGTGGGCGAGCTGGGCTATACCGTGGCCAGCCACAGCGACGGCCGGTGGAACGGGGTGGCCATCCTGTCCCGGGTCGGCCTGGCCGACGTCCGGGTCGGGTTCGCCGGTGAGCCCGGCTTCCCCGAGCCGGAGGCCCGGACCATCTCCGCCACCTGCGACGGGGTGCGGGTCTGGTCGGTGTACGTGCCCAACGGCCGGACGCCGGACGACCCGCACTACGCGTACAAGCTGGCCTGGTTCGCGGCGCTGCGCGACGCGCTGGACGCGGAGCTGGCCGGCGGGCTGCCGCTGGCCGTCTGCGGCGACTTCAACGTCGCCCCGACCGACGCCGACGTCTGGGACCCGGCCGTCTTCACCCACTCCACGCACGTGACGCCGGCCGAGCGGGCGGCTCTCGCGGCGCTGCGCGACCTGGGGCTCAGCGACGTGGTGCCGACCCCCATGAAGGGGCCGCACCCGTTCACCTACTGGGACTACCGCGCCGGGATGTTCCACCAGAACAAGGGCATGCGGATCGACCTGGTGTACGCCTCCGCGCCGTTCACCCGGGCGGTCCGCTCGGCGTACGTGGACCGGGAGGCCCGCAAGGGCAAGGGCCCCTCCGATCACGCCCCGATCGTGGTCGACGCCGACCTGGTACCCGTGGTCGAGGCGTTCTGA
- a CDS encoding DUF6343 family protein: MTRSQPRRARGTVGHAYSALNLRLILAGFGLVIMVLFAVLAFWADLAWLGVLCAIFAVVAVVDLVVIQRRRAARRREEPGVRHSLFE; encoded by the coding sequence ATGACGAGATCGCAGCCCCGGCGTGCCCGTGGCACGGTCGGGCACGCGTACAGCGCGCTGAACCTCCGGCTCATCCTCGCCGGCTTCGGGCTGGTGATCATGGTGCTCTTCGCGGTCCTGGCGTTCTGGGCCGACCTCGCCTGGCTCGGCGTCCTCTGCGCGATCTTCGCCGTGGTCGCCGTGGTCGACCTGGTCGTGATCCAGCGCCGCCGCGCCGCCCGCCGCCGCGAGGAGCCGGGCGTCCGGCACTCACTGTTCGAGTGA